In one Methanobrevibacter arboriphilus genomic region, the following are encoded:
- a CDS encoding 4'-phosphopantetheinyl transferase family protein, whose product MNVSDLNFEDLKNFVSEDRLKYSKKYFNQKDRILSISGEVLLRYILRKIEIYNPIIVNDYYGKPFLKNFPNIHFNISHCEKYVFCGVSNYPIGVDIECIHDIDLNIAKTQFHPKEYEYINNSNDKIESFFDIWVLKESYLKMKGIGLNLGLKSFYINIDEDKDNIMLSKFYNDYLNNLEGNNKSSNKTKGFSKKTNNKIKIFNELQNSDKIESRDEIIFKSWNILDSKENIYKLGVCSLEKIDELNSIDFKEIYKHLG is encoded by the coding sequence ATGAATGTTTCAGATCTAAATTTTGAAGATTTAAAAAATTTTGTATCTGAAGATAGGCTGAAATATTCAAAAAAGTATTTTAATCAAAAAGACAGAATTTTGTCTATTAGTGGAGAAGTGTTATTAAGGTATATTTTAAGAAAAATAGAAATTTATAATCCTATTATTGTTAATGATTATTATGGTAAACCTTTTTTAAAAAATTTCCCTAATATTCATTTTAATATTTCTCATTGTGAAAAGTATGTCTTTTGCGGAGTATCAAATTATCCTATAGGTGTTGATATTGAATGTATCCATGATATAGATTTAAATATCGCTAAAACTCAATTTCATCCAAAAGAATATGAATATATAAATAATAGTAATGATAAAATAGAATCTTTTTTTGATATATGGGTTTTAAAAGAAAGTTATCTTAAGATGAAAGGAATAGGACTTAACTTAGGTTTAAAATCATTTTATATTAACATTGATGAAGATAAAGATAATATTATGTTATCGAAGTTTTACAATGATTATTTAAATAATCTAGAAGGAAATAATAAGTCTTCAAATAAAACTAAGGGTTTTTCTAAGAAAACTAATAATAAAATAAAAATTTTCAATGAATTACAAAATAGTGATAAAATAGAATCTAGAGATGAGATAATATTTAAATCATGGAATATTTTAGATTCTAAAGAGAATATTTATAAATTAGGAGTATGTTCATTAGAAAAAATAGATGAATTAAATTCAATTGACTTTAAGGAAATTTATAAACATTTGGGGTAG
- a CDS encoding YfcE family phosphodiesterase — MIIGLISDTFIPDKISKLPLEVLNIFEGVDLIIHAGNLASIDVKKDLEKIAPVLAVQGDRDREYGLNLPKTIIRSVDGFKIGVNHGEIHPKGDTQQLYYLAEELGVDVLISGHTHQPLIERIDNILLLNPGSPTAPIFSTPTVMILKLENNELDVEVKKITSE, encoded by the coding sequence ATGATAATTGGGTTGATTTCAGATACATTTATTCCAGATAAAATAAGTAAATTGCCGTTAGAAGTATTAAATATTTTTGAAGGTGTGGATCTTATTATACATGCTGGGAATTTAGCTTCTATAGATGTTAAAAAAGATTTAGAAAAGATTGCTCCAGTTTTAGCTGTTCAAGGAGATAGAGACAGAGAATATGGTTTAAATCTTCCAAAAACTATTATAAGAAGTGTTGATGGGTTTAAAATTGGTGTGAATCATGGTGAAATTCACCCAAAAGGAGATACACAGCAATTATATTATTTAGCAGAAGAACTTGGTGTAGATGTTTTAATAAGTGGACATACTCATCAACCATTAATTGAGAGAATTGATAATATTCTTCTTTTAAACCCTGGAAGTCCTACTGCGCCAATTTTCAGTACTCCTACTGTAATGATATTAAAATTAGAAAACAATGAATTAGATGTTGAAGTAAAAAAAATCACATCTGAATAA
- a CDS encoding CBS domain-containing protein, which translates to MLTSVQKEILQTLINLYQTSDGKSIKGEDIAEVMNRNPGTIRNQMQSLRSLSLVKGVPGPRGGYKPTIEAYHTLNISVTDNESNVPMFKEGNPIEGVSVAKIEFTSIPNPGECEAAIKVLGSIKDLNLGDTVRIGPTPVNNLGIIGEIVGRDDMDNILLLDTTTIRSIPKKVVKEIASLDLVFLNPDDTIKEASILLSEKVIDGAPVIENNNIIGILTLSDIVWALAQSKESLTVKDIMQKDVVTINQNLKVANAVETMYNKNIGRLILIDDDGIPVGIVTKTDVVNSITNLEDFPLIKLNK; encoded by the coding sequence ATGCTTACATCTGTACAAAAAGAGATCCTTCAAACACTAATCAACTTGTATCAAACTTCCGATGGAAAATCTATAAAAGGTGAAGATATAGCTGAGGTTATGAATAGAAATCCTGGGACTATACGTAATCAAATGCAATCTTTAAGGAGTTTGAGCCTGGTTAAGGGAGTTCCTGGTCCTCGTGGAGGATATAAACCTACTATTGAAGCTTATCATACTTTAAATATTTCGGTGACTGATAATGAATCTAATGTTCCAATGTTTAAGGAAGGAAATCCTATTGAAGGAGTTTCAGTAGCTAAAATTGAATTTACTAGTATTCCAAATCCTGGGGAATGTGAAGCAGCTATAAAAGTTTTAGGCAGTATTAAAGATTTAAATCTAGGAGATACTGTTCGTATTGGTCCAACTCCTGTTAATAATTTGGGGATTATTGGGGAAATCGTTGGTAGAGATGATATGGATAATATACTTCTTTTAGATACAACTACTATTAGAAGCATTCCTAAAAAAGTTGTTAAAGAGATTGCATCATTAGATTTAGTCTTTTTAAATCCTGATGATACTATTAAAGAGGCATCTATACTTCTATCTGAAAAAGTTATTGATGGAGCTCCTGTAATTGAAAATAATAATATTATTGGAATTTTAACATTAAGCGATATTGTGTGGGCATTAGCTCAATCTAAAGAGTCTTTAACTGTTAAAGATATTATGCAAAAAGATGTTGTTACTATTAATCAAAATTTAAAGGTAGCTAATGCTGTTGAAACTATGTATAATAAAAATATTGGTAGGTTAATTTTAATAGATGATGATGGGATTCCAGTTGGTATTGTTACAAAAACTGATGTTGTAAATTCAATTACTAACTTAGAAGATTTTCCATTGATTAAGTTAAACAAGTAA
- the purF gene encoding amidophosphoribosyltransferase produces the protein MIYGDCDLKDKCGIVGIHSKNSSIDVSSSIYYGLHALQHRGQESAGMATFNSDNINEGTYGDKNGLSHHCGMGLLIDAFKGDIINELNGEVGIGHVRYSTTGQSKFENSQPFVTTFNDFSIAIAHNGDIINSGRLRRELMAEGVEFTSDTDSEILCHLIKREFLKTSDMIETLENVSNIIMGSYSLVILVNGDLYAIRDPAAMKPLAIAEKDDTFIVASETVAFDVIGAKFIRDFKPGEIIYFKDNKINSHIISKADKTKNSHCMFEYVYFARPDSTIDGKNVYQVRLNIGRALFDKFPIDADVVMPVPDSSIPAAIGYSRASGIPYGEGLIKNRYVGRTFIMPTQEERELAVKLKMNPLVSELKGKKIVLVDDSIVRGTTSESLIEIIREAGAKEIHLMIGCPPVIAPCYYGVAMASKDELIAANNSVEEIKEKLGVDSLGYISIEDLVDSIGIPAEELCLGCINEEYPTEIPSDLEVESYYKF, from the coding sequence ATAATCTACGGAGATTGTGATTTGAAAGATAAATGTGGTATTGTGGGTATCCACTCTAAAAATTCTTCTATAGATGTTTCATCTTCTATTTATTATGGTTTGCATGCACTACAGCATAGAGGTCAAGAATCTGCTGGAATGGCGACTTTTAATAGTGATAATATTAATGAAGGCACTTATGGTGATAAAAATGGTTTAAGCCATCACTGTGGTATGGGTCTTTTGATTGATGCTTTTAAAGGTGACATTATTAATGAATTAAATGGTGAAGTTGGTATTGGTCATGTAAGATATTCTACTACTGGTCAATCAAAATTTGAAAATTCTCAACCATTTGTGACTACTTTTAATGATTTTAGTATTGCTATAGCTCATAATGGAGATATAATCAATTCTGGTAGGCTAAGAAGAGAATTAATGGCTGAAGGTGTTGAGTTTACTTCGGATACTGATTCTGAAATTTTATGTCATCTTATTAAGAGGGAGTTTTTAAAAACTTCTGATATGATTGAAACCTTAGAAAATGTATCTAATATAATTATGGGTTCTTATTCTCTTGTTATTTTAGTTAATGGTGATCTTTATGCTATTCGTGATCCTGCTGCTATGAAACCATTAGCTATTGCTGAAAAAGATGATACTTTCATTGTAGCTTCTGAAACTGTTGCTTTTGATGTTATTGGGGCTAAATTTATACGTGATTTTAAGCCTGGAGAAATTATTTATTTTAAAGATAATAAGATTAATTCTCATATAATTTCTAAAGCTGATAAAACTAAAAATTCTCATTGTATGTTTGAGTATGTTTATTTTGCAAGACCTGATAGTACTATCGATGGAAAGAATGTTTATCAAGTTAGACTCAATATTGGTCGTGCATTGTTTGATAAATTTCCAATTGATGCTGATGTTGTAATGCCTGTTCCTGATTCTTCTATTCCTGCAGCTATTGGATATTCTAGAGCTTCTGGAATTCCTTATGGTGAGGGTCTTATTAAAAATAGATATGTTGGTAGAACTTTCATTATGCCTACTCAGGAAGAAAGAGAGTTAGCTGTTAAATTAAAGATGAATCCATTGGTTTCTGAACTTAAAGGTAAAAAAATTGTTCTTGTTGATGATAGTATTGTTCGTGGAACTACTTCTGAATCTTTAATAGAGATTATAAGAGAAGCTGGTGCAAAAGAAATTCATTTAATGATTGGTTGCCCGCCTGTTATAGCTCCTTGTTATTATGGTGTAGCAATGGCATCTAAAGATGAATTGATTGCAGCTAATAATTCTGTTGAGGAGATTAAGGAAAAACTGGGTGTTGATTCTTTGGGTTATATTTCTATTGAGGACCTTGTTGATTCAATTGGAATTCCGGCAGAAGAACTTTGCTTAGGCTGTATAAATGAGGAGTATCCTACTGAAATCCCTAGTGATTTAGAAGTAGAGAGTTATTATAAATTTTAG
- a CDS encoding 50S ribosomal protein L37e, with protein MMKGTPSMGKKNKKTHIRCRRCGRNAYHVRKKVCASCGFGKSKRIRSYSWQNKKSITGQRLR; from the coding sequence ATAATGAAAGGAACACCTTCAATGGGTAAAAAGAATAAAAAGACCCATATACGTTGTAGAAGATGTGGAAGAAATGCTTACCATGTCCGTAAAAAAGTTTGTGCTTCTTGTGGATTTGGAAAATCTAAAAGAATCAGAAGTTACAGCTGGCAAAATAAAAAATCAATAACTGGTCAAAGATTAAGATAA
- a CDS encoding LSm family protein has protein sequence MSGQQGYVQRPLDALGKATNSPVLIKLKGDREFRGILKSFDLHMNLVLNDAEELEKGEVTRRLGTVLIRGDNIVYISP, from the coding sequence GTGAGCGGACAACAAGGTTATGTTCAAAGACCACTTGATGCATTAGGAAAAGCAACCAACTCTCCAGTTTTAATAAAACTAAAAGGAGATAGAGAATTCAGAGGAATACTAAAAAGTTTCGACTTACATATGAACTTAGTTCTTAATGATGCTGAAGAGCTAGAAAAAGGAGAAGTTACAAGAAGACTTGGAACTGTTCTTATTAGAGGGGATAATATAGTTTATATTTCACCTTAG